A genomic segment from Nicotiana tabacum cultivar K326 chromosome 9, ASM71507v2, whole genome shotgun sequence encodes:
- the LOC107771616 gene encoding F-box/FBD/LRR-repeat protein At1g13570-like, with protein sequence MMTNSYKRLRDGRDKLDRLTDLPINVRHQIQEHMTIEDAVRMSVLSSKWRHIWASNPKLTISADFCRKGKQSSTTDIINRVLLHHYGPIKTFLLDLSIINPSEHSVIDLWMLHLSRNGLVELTLQCLEYINTPYKLPSSVYGVELEHLNLSNCIFRPPCSFRGFHKLKSLSLSRVSFQLDVATSFLFVPNLLDLMFTQCSGLHHLNIYAPELLCLKFSHCGIDTIKWISFKDCRKVNFFAVLPQEEVSQNRQHEAMNLVKLLSSLPEVKALILDGCSLKFLASGNVARRLSTMLNHLVNLEFYGFDFNDEDQISSLLCILRSSPNLKLLNLLLSRIKKGSRKVDINQLKGQGCRIDELNNLGALGIHRFHGSKVELLFVKLVLASAPILHKMIINVDEEVGERQATKISKIIGVFAYSQPALTQVICQRNQPQSTSLLL encoded by the exons ATGATGACAAATAGCTATAAAAGACTTCGAGATGGAAGGGACAAACTTGATAGACTTACAGATCTTCCTATTAATGTCAGACACCAAATTCAGGAGCACATGACTATTGAGGATGCCGTAAGAATGAGTGTTTTGTCCAGTAAGTGGAGACATATTTGGGCTTCAAATCCAAAGCTCACAATTTCTGCGGACTTCTGCAGAAAAGGAAAGCAATCAAGCACAACAGACATCATTAATAGAGTACTATTGCATCATTATGGACCAATTAAGACATTTCTCCTTGATCTTTCAATAATAAATCCTTCTGAGCACTCAGTTATTGATCTATGGATGCTACATTTGTCAAGAAATGGTCTTGTGGAGCTCACCCTTCAGTGTTTAGAATATATCAATACTCCTTATAAGTTGCCTTCCTCTGTGTACGGTGTAGAGCTAGAACATTTGAATCTCTCAAACTGCATTTTCAGGCCACCATGCAGTTTTAGAGGTTTCCACAAGCTGAAAAGCCTTTCACTAAGTCGAGTCTCCTTTCAATTAGATGTTGCAACTTCTTTCCTCTTTGTTCCAAACCTTCTAGATCTGATGTTTACACAGTGTAGTGGTCTTCATCACTTGAATATATATGCCCCAGAACTTTTATGTTTAAAATTTTCCCATTGTGGCATTGACACAATTAAATGGATTTCTTTCAAGGACTGTCGGAAGGTAAATTTTTTTGCAGTTCTACCACAAGAAGAAGTTTCACAAAACAGACAACATGAAGCAATGAACTTGGTAAAACTTCTCAGCAGCTTGCCTGAAGTTAAAGCACTTATCTTGGACGGATGCTCCCTCAAG TTTTTGGCTTCTGGTAATGTAGCAAGGAGGTTGTCAACGATGCTCAATCATTTGGTCAATCTCGAATTTTATGGTTTCGATTTTAATGATGAAGATCAAATTTCTTCCCTTCTATGCATCCTTAGAAGTTCTCCCAATTTGAAGTTACTTAACCTTCTG TTGAGTCGGATCAAGAAAGGTTCCAGGAAAGTAGATATAAATCAGTTGAAAGGACAAGGCTGCAGGATTGATGAACTCAATAACCTTGGAGCTTTGGGAATACATAGATTCCATGGTTCAAAAGTGGAATTGTTGTTTGTAAAGTTAGTGCTGGCGTCTGCGCCTATTCTCCATAAAATGATCATTAACGTAGATGAAGAAGTTGGTGAAAGGCAGGCAACTAAGATTTCTAAGATCATTGGCGTCTTCGCTTATTCTCAACCAGCTCTTACACAAGTAATATGCCAAAGGAATCAGCCTCAATCAACTTCCCTTCTTCTATGA